The following is a genomic window from Candidatus Binatia bacterium.
GGAGACGTCGCGCTGGGTCGGCGGCCTCGGCGTCGGCGCCTACGTGGCCGCGGCGGCGCTCGGCTTCGTCTATTTCTATCCGATCCTAGCGGCGCACCCGATCGCCTGGAGCGCGTGGCATCAGCGAATGTGGTTCCCGACCTGGATTATCGGACCGGGTTAGCGAAGGGCTCGGCGAGGAAATCAACGATGTCGGGACACTCGAAGTGGCATAACATCAAGCTGAAGAAGGGCAAAGTAGATGCCCAGCGCGGCGCGCTCTTCACGAAGCTCAGCAAAGAGATCATCCTCGCGGCGAAGGGCGGCTCGTCCGATCCCGAGGCGAATTACCGCCTGAAGATGGCGGTCGAGAAAGCCCGCGAGTTCAACATGCCGCAGGAGAACATCAAGCGCGCGATCGCGCGCAGCTCCGGGCAGAACGAACGCGATATCGAGGAGATTCGCTACGAAGGCTACGGTCCGCACGGCCTTGCGGTCGTGGTCGATGCGGCGACCGACAATCGCAACCGGACCGCCGGCGAGCTGCGCTTTCTCTTCAGCCGGCACGAAGGGAATCTCGGCGAGAGCGGGAGCGTCGCGTGGATGTTCGACCCGGTCGGCATCGTCGAGCTCGATCCGGCCGGAAAATCCGAAGAGGCCCTGATGGACGAAGCGCTCGTCGACGGCGTCGTGGACATCGAGTACGACGAAGACCTCTCGACGATCTACACCGAGCCGGTAAAGCTCGCGGAAGTGCGCGACGAGCTTCGCGCTGCCGGGGCGAAGATCTCCGACGCGTATCTCGGCATGCGTCCGAAGAACAAGATCGAGCTGCAGGGCGCGGCGCTGACCGCGGGGCTGGCGTTCCTCGACGCGCTCGAGGAGCACGAAGACGTCGCGCGCCTCTTTAGCAACCTCGATTTCGATCGCGTGCCCGCGGAGGCGCTCGCCTGAGATCCTCGCTCAACGAGTACCTGCAGAAGGATTGGCTCTTTCCTGCGGTCCTCGTTTTCTTCGTCGCGGTCGTCGTGTGGTTTGGCAGAGAGATCTACGATTTTCTTCTCCCGTCGGCATCCACGGTGACGGTGCCGTCGTTCGTCGGCCAAACGCTTGGCGACGCAAACGCCGAGATCGCGCGCCTGCGCCTCACGTCGGCGGTCGCCGATCATACGACGAGCGACCGCTATCCGAAAGACGTCGTGATCATGCAGCGCCCCGACGCCGGCGATCAGGTGCGTGAGGGACGCCAGATCTCGTTCGTCATCAGCGACGGCATCATCGCGCACTTGATGCCCGATCTGCGCTATCAGTCGATGCGCGAGGTCGAGCTCGATCTCTCGCAAGCGCACTTGCAGCTCGGCAAGGTGACGTACGCGAAGAGCGACGTGATTCCCGAGGGCCACGTGATCTCCCAGGATCCCGCGCCGCTCGTCAACGTCCATCAAGGCGATCTGATCTCGCTCGTTCTCAGCCACGGCGGAAAGCCCACGATCTCGGTGCCGAGTTTCGTTGGGCTCACGATCGATCAGGCGCGCCAGCTCGCCGCCGATTCAGGCATCAAGCTCGGCCAGATCGTCTGGACGCCGCTGGGCCGCAGCGCGCCGCCGCACGGCATGGTCGCCCGGCAGATGCCGCCGCCGAAGGCAAAGATCGCCTCGTTCGATCCGGTTGCGCTCCAAGTGAGCGCGGGTCCGAACGAATCCGGCTACATCCTGCGGCAGGTTCGCGTGCTCGTTTCGGTGCCGGCGCCGCAGATGTCGACCGCGCAGCAACAGCTCGACGTGCGCTTAGCGATGACCGATGCGACCGGGCAGTACGATCTCTACCACGCCTTCGCCGAACCGGGACAGAAGCTCGATTTCACCGTCACCGCGCTCGGAACGTCCGTGCTCGACATGTACGTCAACGGAACGCTCGTCGGTGAGACGCGCCTCGGCACGGAGCCGGCGCGCATCTACGCCAACCCGTCGCCCTCCCCAACGCCTTAGCGGATCGCTAGGCCCCAGGCGCAGCCGTTTTGCAAGATCGTTGCGTTCGTATAGAACGACGGCGCGAGCGTCTTGCTGAACTTCGCGGTTGAGAGCGGCCATTCATAGATGCCCGCCGTGTCGCCGCAGTCGCCGTCGTAAAGATTTCCCGCGCCGTCGAAGGCGAGGTCCGACCCGTAGGGACTAGCGTTGATGCCTTGCGGGTCGATGACGTTTGGCTTGTCGCCCGCGTGGAGATGGTCGCTCTTGTACTCGGCCATCGCGCCGGTCGAGCCGTCGTTCGAGGCCGCGAAGAGATTGCCGTGGGCGTCAAAGGCGATGCCGCCGGGACTCTCGATGCCTTCCAAGTAGTACGGCTGCTGGTTTTGGATCGGCTGCGCGAAGACGGCGATCTCGTTCGAATTCGCGTTGGCAACGTAGAGCCTGCCGTTCTTGTCGAAGCCGAGCCCCTGCGGCCCGTCGAGACCGTCGGTCAACGTCAGCGAGGGCGAGATCGAGCCGCCCTCTTGGAAGAACGAACCGGCGGCGTACTCGGTCACCTCGGGCGTGCCGCGTTCGTAGCCGAGCGAGCTGACCCAGAGATTTCCGTGGGCGTCGAACTCCATGTGCACGGCGAACGACTCACCTTCGAGCGTGTCGTAATATTGTACCTTGCTCGCGGTCGTCAGCGGCAGCTCGAAGATCCACAGCGTGTTCGGCTGGCTCGATCCCGACGTGTTTCCCAAAACGTAGGCTTGGTTCTGGTAGAACCGGATGCAACAAGCGTCTCTGAGCATGTTTTTTGAGTTGCCGTTGATGTTCTTGACCTTGCTCTTCTTGGTTAGCGGAACCGCCGCGGTCTCGAGCTCGGGTTGCTGCTGATTCGAGAAGAAGGTCCAGTAGGCGCTCTCCTTCGTCGCCGCTCCGCGCGCGAGCGCGCCGAGATCGAGACGCGAGAGACTCGTGCTTCCGGGTGCCGCGCAACCGGCGGCGACCGCAATCAAAAAAAGAACGATGAGAGGGCGCATATGCTTCTCCACCTCCAACGCTGCTGCGGGCTTCGCCCGGGCCCGCGAGCGCCCCTTGCGAGAGGACGAACGGCAAACGGCAGGCAAGTGGCCTACCGTGACGCTTCTGGCCCCGTCGTTGCTCTCGGCCGATTTCGCGCGCATCGCCGACCAGATCGCGAGCGTCGAGACGGGCGGCGCGGACTACCTGCACCTCGACGTCATGGACGGACGCTTCGTTCCGAACCTCACCTGGGGACCGAAGATCGTCGGCGACCTGCGCCCGCTCTCGCCGCTCGTTTTCGACGCGCATCTGATGATCGTCGAGCCCGAGCGCTACGTGGACGAGTTTCGCGCCGCCGGTTGCGATCGGATCACGTTCCATCTCGAGGCGACGTGCCACGCGCAGCGGCTGCTCGTCCATCTTCGCGAGATCGGCGCGAAGGCCGGCATCGCGCTCTGTCCCCAAACGCCGGTCGAGTTGCTGCAGGACGTCATCGAGGATTGCGACACCGTCCTCGTCATGAGCGTGAACCCCGGATTCTCGGGACAGAAGTTCATCGCGCGATCGTTTGACAAAATCCGCGAGGCGCGCTCGCTGATCGACCGCCGCAATCCCGCGTGCCTCATCGAAGTCGACGGCGGCGCCGGCAGGGAGAACGCCCGCGCGCTCGTCGAGGCCGGTGCGGATATATTGGTGATGGGCTCGGCCGTCTTCGGCGCGCCGGATCCGGGAGCGGAGTTGCGCGCGATTCGCGCGCTCCTGGCGTGAACGAAGACGCAATAATTGCGGCCATTTGGCGGATTTGTCATCCTGAGCGCGCTCGCGACGCGAGCGCAGTCGAAGGAGGCGAC
Proteins encoded in this region:
- a CDS encoding YebC/PmpR family DNA-binding transcriptional regulator; amino-acid sequence: MSGHSKWHNIKLKKGKVDAQRGALFTKLSKEIILAAKGGSSDPEANYRLKMAVEKAREFNMPQENIKRAIARSSGQNERDIEEIRYEGYGPHGLAVVVDAATDNRNRTAGELRFLFSRHEGNLGESGSVAWMFDPVGIVELDPAGKSEEALMDEALVDGVVDIEYDEDLSTIYTEPVKLAEVRDELRAAGAKISDAYLGMRPKNKIELQGAALTAGLAFLDALEEHEDVARLFSNLDFDRVPAEALA
- a CDS encoding PASTA domain-containing protein; the encoded protein is MWFGREIYDFLLPSASTVTVPSFVGQTLGDANAEIARLRLTSAVADHTTSDRYPKDVVIMQRPDAGDQVREGRQISFVISDGIIAHLMPDLRYQSMREVELDLSQAHLQLGKVTYAKSDVIPEGHVISQDPAPLVNVHQGDLISLVLSHGGKPTISVPSFVGLTIDQARQLAADSGIKLGQIVWTPLGRSAPPHGMVARQMPPPKAKIASFDPVALQVSAGPNESGYILRQVRVLVSVPAPQMSTAQQQLDVRLAMTDATGQYDLYHAFAEPGQKLDFTVTALGTSVLDMYVNGTLVGETRLGTEPARIYANPSPSPTP
- the rpe gene encoding ribulose-phosphate 3-epimerase produces the protein MTLLAPSLLSADFARIADQIASVETGGADYLHLDVMDGRFVPNLTWGPKIVGDLRPLSPLVFDAHLMIVEPERYVDEFRAAGCDRITFHLEATCHAQRLLVHLREIGAKAGIALCPQTPVELLQDVIEDCDTVLVMSVNPGFSGQKFIARSFDKIREARSLIDRRNPACLIEVDGGAGRENARALVEAGADILVMGSAVFGAPDPGAELRAIRALLA